A single Henriciella sp. AS95 DNA region contains:
- the ribH gene encoding 6,7-dimethyl-8-ribityllumazine synthase, with product MAHRILIATSRYYDHITRELEAGVAETLEGEDVTAETIEVPGAFEVPGIIAMAADSGRYDGYIALGCVIRGETSHYDYVCGESARGLMDLAVERRLAIGYGILTVENEQQAIVRADRKQKNKGRDAAVACLEMIKLRKKFVG from the coding sequence ATGGCTCATCGCATTCTGATCGCCACGTCGCGCTACTATGATCACATCACGCGCGAACTCGAAGCCGGCGTTGCTGAAACGCTTGAAGGCGAAGATGTGACCGCCGAAACGATTGAAGTCCCGGGCGCTTTTGAGGTGCCAGGCATCATTGCGATGGCTGCCGATAGTGGGCGCTATGATGGGTATATTGCGCTCGGCTGCGTTATTCGCGGCGAAACGAGCCACTATGATTATGTTTGTGGAGAAAGCGCGCGCGGTCTGATGGACCTCGCTGTAGAGCGCCGTCTGGCGATTGGGTACGGCATCCTGACCGTTGAAAACGAACAACAAGCAATCGTTCGGGCTGATCGGAAACAGAAGAATAAGGGCCGGGATGCGGCTGTCGCCTGTCTAGAGATGATCAAACTCAGAAAGAAATTCGTCGGATGA
- the nusB gene encoding transcription antitermination factor NusB: MMTTQKVPFEIIRARRAGARLAAVQALYQMEQTNEGSQAVIREFMEDRLGFGPDEEPVEEADPDLFKSIVTGVIEQQDKVDPAILKRLNKGWKLSRLDSTTRAILRAATSELLKHQELSKAVILDEYVSLAHDFFDKTEANFVNAVLDNISRDLRPEE, from the coding sequence ATGATGACTACGCAGAAAGTTCCTTTTGAGATCATTCGTGCGCGCCGCGCTGGCGCACGCCTTGCCGCAGTCCAGGCGCTCTATCAGATGGAGCAGACGAACGAGGGTTCACAAGCCGTCATTCGCGAATTTATGGAAGATCGTCTGGGCTTTGGTCCGGATGAGGAGCCAGTCGAAGAGGCCGATCCCGACCTGTTCAAGTCGATCGTCACTGGGGTGATCGAACAGCAGGACAAGGTGGATCCTGCCATCCTGAAACGCCTCAACAAAGGCTGGAAACTTTCGCGTCTCGACTCGACAACGCGTGCGATCCTGAGAGCGGCGACTTCAGAACTCTTGAAGCATCAGGAGCTGTCTAAAGCGGTTATTCTGGACGAGTATGTTTCGCTTGCGCATGACTTCTTTGACAAGACAGAAGCTAATTTTGTGAATGCGGTTCTGGACAATATTTCCCGGGATTTGCGGCCCGAGGAATAG
- a CDS encoding sodium-translocating pyrophosphatase, which produces MTLWIYVALAAGLAAVLYGWLQSRSIMAADAGTDRMKEIAAAIQEGANAYLKRQYTTIAMVGVGVVVLLVIFFRNWEVPLGFVIGAVLSGAAGFIGMKVSVQANVRTTQAASKSLAGGLNMAFKSGAVTGLLVVGLALLGVVGYYGLLTGVVGYDADNRSVVDGLVTLGFGASLISIFARLGGGIFTKGADVGGDMVGKVEAGIPEDDPRNAATIADNVGDNVGDCAGMAADLFETYAVTIVATMVLGAIYFSGLGYLGSIMLLPLAICAVCILASIAGTWFVKLGKGSTNIMGALYKGLIATGVFSLIGLAVAINWGLPNGFGVLEGAGAALGLTSTVTGMDLFFCGVAGLVVTALIVVITEYYTGTAYRPVRSVAKSSESGHGTNVIQGLAVSLESTALPAITIMAGIILTFNLAGLYGIAIATTTMLALAGMIVALDAFGPVTDNAGGIAEMSDLPASVRETTDALDAVGNTTKAVTKGYAIGSAGLGALVLFAAYSEDLKYFAINAAEGSVLRGVTVNFSIANPYVVVGLLFGGLLPFLFGGMSMMAVGRAAQSVVEEVRRQFREMPGIMKGEVKPDYSRAVDILTKAAIKEMIVPSMLPVLSPIVLLLVIWPIAGVASALAAVGAMLLGVIVTGLFVAISMTSGGGAWDNAKKYIEDGNHGGKGSEAHKAAVTGDTVGDPYKDTAGPAVNPMIKITNIVALLMLAVLAH; this is translated from the coding sequence ATGACCCTGTGGATTTACGTTGCACTCGCAGCTGGACTGGCTGCTGTGCTTTACGGCTGGTTGCAGTCGAGATCGATCATGGCGGCAGATGCCGGCACGGATCGGATGAAAGAGATCGCTGCCGCGATTCAGGAAGGCGCTAATGCGTACCTGAAGCGGCAATACACGACCATCGCAATGGTTGGCGTCGGTGTTGTGGTTCTGCTGGTAATATTTTTCCGCAACTGGGAAGTGCCGCTAGGTTTCGTCATCGGTGCGGTCTTGTCGGGTGCGGCTGGTTTCATCGGCATGAAAGTGTCTGTGCAGGCCAACGTTCGCACGACTCAGGCGGCGAGCAAGAGCCTCGCAGGCGGCCTCAACATGGCGTTCAAGTCGGGCGCCGTAACCGGCCTTCTTGTCGTTGGCCTCGCGCTGCTTGGCGTTGTTGGCTATTACGGCCTGCTGACAGGTGTTGTCGGCTATGACGCGGACAACCGGTCGGTCGTTGACGGTCTGGTCACCCTAGGCTTCGGTGCCTCGCTCATCTCAATCTTCGCCCGTCTCGGTGGTGGTATTTTCACCAAGGGTGCGGATGTGGGCGGCGACATGGTCGGCAAGGTCGAAGCTGGCATTCCGGAAGACGATCCACGCAACGCAGCGACTATTGCAGACAATGTGGGCGACAATGTCGGTGACTGTGCGGGCATGGCCGCTGACCTGTTCGAAACTTATGCTGTGACCATCGTCGCGACCATGGTTCTTGGTGCGATATACTTTAGTGGCCTTGGCTATCTCGGATCGATCATGCTTCTGCCGCTCGCAATCTGCGCCGTGTGTATCCTGGCATCAATCGCCGGCACCTGGTTCGTGAAACTGGGCAAAGGCTCAACGAACATCATGGGCGCGCTCTACAAGGGGCTCATCGCTACAGGCGTCTTCTCACTGATTGGGCTCGCCGTTGCGATCAATTGGGGCCTTCCAAACGGCTTCGGTGTTCTGGAGGGGGCTGGCGCAGCGCTCGGCCTGACTTCGACCGTCACTGGCATGGATCTGTTCTTCTGCGGTGTGGCCGGTCTGGTTGTCACCGCCCTGATCGTGGTCATCACCGAATACTATACCGGCACGGCATACCGCCCGGTGCGTTCGGTCGCCAAATCATCTGAGTCGGGCCATGGCACGAACGTGATCCAGGGGCTTGCTGTCTCGCTTGAATCGACAGCGCTTCCGGCGATCACGATCATGGCCGGCATCATTCTGACCTTCAATCTTGCCGGTCTCTACGGGATTGCGATTGCGACAACCACAATGCTTGCACTCGCAGGCATGATTGTCGCGCTCGACGCTTTCGGGCCCGTGACCGACAATGCTGGCGGTATCGCAGAGATGTCGGACCTTCCGGCTTCGGTGCGTGAGACCACAGACGCTCTGGACGCAGTCGGCAACACAACCAAGGCTGTCACCAAGGGCTACGCCATTGGCTCGGCAGGATTGGGCGCGCTGGTGCTGTTTGCGGCCTATTCGGAGGATTTGAAATACTTTGCCATCAATGCCGCAGAGGGCAGTGTCCTTCGCGGTGTGACGGTCAACTTCTCCATCGCCAACCCCTACGTGGTTGTCGGCCTGCTGTTCGGCGGCCTGCTTCCATTCCTCTTCGGCGGCATGTCCATGATGGCCGTTGGTCGGGCAGCCCAGTCGGTTGTGGAAGAAGTCCGCAGGCAGTTCCGCGAAATGCCTGGAATCATGAAGGGCGAAGTGAAGCCGGATTATAGCCGTGCGGTCGACATCCTTACCAAGGCTGCGATCAAGGAAATGATTGTTCCATCCATGCTTCCAGTGCTGTCGCCGATCGTCCTGCTGCTGGTCATTTGGCCAATCGCTGGTGTTGCTTCAGCGCTAGCCGCTGTCGGCGCCATGCTTCTGGGTGTCATTGTGACCGGCCTCTTCGTGGCCATTTCGATGACGTCTGGTGGCGGCGCCTGGGACAATGCCAAGAAGTACATCGAAGACGGCAATCATGGCGGCAAGGGCTCTGAAGCTCATAAAGCGGCTGTGACGGGCGACACCGTTGGTGACCCTTACAAGGACACTGCGGGCCCTGCGGTAAACCCGATGATCAAGATCACGAACATCGTGGCACTCTTGATGCTGGCTGTGCTCGCGCACTAG
- the nrdR gene encoding transcriptional regulator NrdR, with translation MKCPFCTAENTAVKDSRPAEDNTAVRRRRACEVCGGRFTTFERVQLRDIVVVKRDGKRAIFDREKVAKSVTIALRKRAVGDESVEQLVSGIVRKLESSGETEVSSEDVGQLVMDALKTVDPVGYVRYASVYKDFKDPSDFARFIETSALEDGSDDS, from the coding sequence TTGAAGTGCCCATTCTGCACAGCTGAGAACACGGCGGTAAAGGATTCCCGGCCTGCCGAGGACAATACTGCGGTTCGTCGCCGTCGCGCCTGTGAGGTGTGCGGAGGCCGCTTTACGACGTTCGAGCGCGTGCAGCTCCGCGACATTGTTGTCGTCAAGCGCGACGGAAAGCGTGCGATCTTTGATCGGGAGAAGGTGGCGAAGTCAGTCACCATCGCCTTGCGGAAGCGGGCGGTCGGTGACGAGAGTGTCGAACAACTTGTTTCAGGCATTGTCAGAAAGCTGGAAAGCAGCGGCGAAACCGAAGTCAGTTCGGAGGACGTCGGGCAATTGGTAATGGACGCGCTCAAGACGGTCGATCCCGTCGGCTATGTGAGGTACGCAAGCGTCTACAAAGACTTCAAGGATCCGAGCGATTTTGCCCGTTTCATTGAAACGTCTGCTCTGGAAGATGGCAGCGACGACTCGTGA
- the bamE gene encoding outer membrane protein assembly factor BamE produces MVKRSFIASLAVACLATGCISPVKAYHGYAPDEVAPNAITPGVDTRSTVLAQLGSPSTESIFDDNTWVYISTVQERFAFYRAQISTRSVTAIRFSEDDIVEEVLEYDQEDGRVLNYASRETPTLGRELGLWEQIFGNVGRAVLPATNEATPGNPTGRRR; encoded by the coding sequence ATGGTCAAACGTTCATTCATTGCCAGCCTGGCTGTCGCTTGCCTCGCGACCGGTTGTATCTCGCCGGTAAAGGCCTATCACGGCTATGCTCCGGACGAAGTTGCTCCGAATGCCATTACGCCAGGTGTGGACACACGCTCAACAGTCCTGGCGCAGCTTGGCTCGCCATCGACTGAGAGTATCTTCGACGACAACACATGGGTCTATATTTCGACCGTGCAGGAACGTTTCGCGTTTTATCGCGCACAAATTTCGACTCGTAGCGTGACGGCGATTCGCTTCAGCGAGGACGATATCGTCGAAGAAGTTCTGGAATATGATCAGGAGGACGGCCGCGTTCTCAATTACGCCTCACGCGAAACGCCTACACTCGGTCGCGAACTCGGCTTGTGGGAGCAGATCTTTGGCAATGTCGGCCGCGCAGTTCTTCCTGCGACCAATGAAGCCACACCAGGCAATCCGACCGGCCGCCGCCGATAA
- a CDS encoding RibD family protein: MSARASVTLKIATSMDGRIALANGTSQWITNSQSRARSHQMRAEHDAVLVGIGTVLADDPLLTARIVPLPERQPVRIVADSRLRTPVTSRLVQSASAGRVVLAHAASNTSSASVLRDVDHWAVGDGNGRVAPAELVRRARAEGIDSIFLEGGGTLAASFLREGLVDRICWFRAPIIIGGDGIAAIGPLALETMANTSRWTLAERELISGDSLEIWEPLKD, translated from the coding sequence GTGAGCGCGCGCGCATCCGTTACCTTAAAAATTGCGACCTCGATGGATGGCCGAATCGCGCTGGCGAACGGTACCAGCCAGTGGATCACGAATAGTCAGTCACGCGCTCGCTCTCATCAGATGCGCGCTGAACATGATGCGGTACTCGTAGGCATCGGAACTGTTTTGGCTGACGACCCACTGCTGACGGCGCGTATTGTCCCTTTGCCTGAGCGACAGCCAGTGCGCATCGTTGCCGACAGTCGTCTCCGAACGCCCGTGACGTCTCGCCTGGTTCAGTCAGCCTCTGCTGGCCGGGTCGTGCTGGCGCATGCGGCGAGCAACACTTCAAGCGCATCGGTCTTGCGGGACGTGGACCACTGGGCGGTTGGCGATGGGAACGGACGCGTGGCCCCAGCGGAACTGGTCCGGCGCGCGCGTGCGGAAGGCATCGACAGCATATTCCTTGAGGGCGGCGGGACATTGGCTGCGTCATTCCTGCGAGAAGGCCTTGTGGACCGCATTTGCTGGTTTCGTGCACCGATCATTATTGGCGGCGACGGAATTGCGGCGATTGGACCACTCGCGCTTGAGACGATGGCGAATACATCGCGATGGACGCTCGCCGAACGGGAGCTTATTTCGGGCGACAGCCTTGAAATCTGGGAGCCTTTAAAGGATTGA
- the glyA gene encoding serine hydroxymethyltransferase yields MPDSAPSTNFDASRFFTAGVEDTDPALAEAIAKEQHRQQHEIELIASENIVSKAVLEAQGSVLTNKYAEGYPGKRYYGGCQYVDIAENLAMDRAKQLFDCDFANVQPNSGSQANQAVFQALIKPGDTILGMSLDAGGHLTHGAKPNQSGKWFNAIQYGVREDDHLIDFDQVRDLAREHQPKLIIAGGSAYPRQIDFATFRSIADEVGAYFVVDMAHFAGLVAGDAHPNPLDYCDVATTTTHKTLRGPRGGMVLTNDEAIAKKVNSAVFPGIQGGPLMHVIAAKAVAFGEALTPSFKQYANDVVANARAMADAAKESGLDLVSHGTDTHVALVDLRPKNVTGRDAEQALGRAFITCNKNGVPFDPQKPMITSGIRVGSPAGTTRGFGEAEFRQIGEWIGQVVDAVAQGQSEGVETRVREEVEAMTARFPIYNGLGA; encoded by the coding sequence ATGCCCGATTCAGCCCCATCGACCAATTTCGATGCGTCACGTTTTTTCACGGCCGGCGTGGAAGACACCGACCCGGCGCTGGCAGAAGCGATCGCTAAAGAACAGCATCGTCAGCAACATGAAATCGAGCTCATCGCATCGGAAAACATCGTTTCCAAAGCAGTGCTTGAAGCGCAGGGCTCAGTTCTGACGAACAAGTATGCTGAAGGATATCCGGGCAAGCGCTATTATGGCGGCTGCCAGTATGTCGACATCGCCGAAAACCTTGCGATGGACCGCGCCAAGCAACTGTTTGACTGCGATTTTGCCAATGTGCAGCCGAACTCGGGCAGTCAGGCCAACCAGGCCGTGTTCCAGGCGCTGATCAAGCCCGGTGATACAATACTGGGGATGAGCCTCGATGCAGGCGGTCACCTGACACACGGTGCGAAGCCGAACCAGTCGGGTAAATGGTTCAACGCCATCCAATACGGTGTCCGCGAAGATGATCACCTCATTGATTTCGATCAGGTTCGTGATCTCGCCAGAGAGCATCAGCCAAAACTGATTATCGCAGGTGGCTCCGCTTATCCCCGCCAGATTGATTTCGCCACATTCCGGAGCATTGCGGATGAAGTCGGCGCTTACTTCGTGGTGGATATGGCGCACTTTGCGGGCCTCGTAGCCGGCGACGCGCATCCAAACCCTCTGGATTATTGCGACGTTGCGACCACGACCACCCACAAGACGCTGCGCGGGCCTCGTGGCGGCATGGTGCTCACAAATGATGAGGCCATCGCCAAGAAAGTGAACTCCGCAGTCTTCCCAGGCATTCAAGGCGGACCGCTCATGCACGTCATTGCTGCCAAGGCCGTCGCGTTCGGGGAAGCGTTGACCCCATCTTTCAAGCAATACGCGAACGACGTTGTGGCGAATGCGCGTGCCATGGCTGATGCTGCCAAGGAATCGGGGCTCGACCTCGTCTCTCATGGTACAGATACGCATGTGGCCCTTGTTGATCTTCGTCCGAAGAACGTGACGGGACGCGACGCAGAACAGGCGCTCGGCCGCGCCTTCATCACCTGCAACAAGAACGGCGTTCCATTCGATCCGCAAAAGCCAATGATTACGAGCGGCATCCGTGTTGGATCACCGGCTGGGACGACGCGCGGATTTGGCGAAGCGGAGTTCCGCCAGATCGGCGAGTGGATTGGGCAAGTTGTCGATGCTGTCGCTCAGGGACAGTCTGAAGGCGTTGAAACCCGTGTTCGCGAGGAGGTTGAGGCCATGACGGCGCGCTTCCCGATCTACAACGGGCTGGGGGCGTAA
- the ribB gene encoding 3,4-dihydroxy-2-butanone-4-phosphate synthase, with protein sequence MSDDFHAAISSIDEIIEDARNGRMFILVDAEDRENEGDLVIPASYATPEAVNFMARFGRGLICLSMTLERAKTLNLDMMARDNRESMQTAFTVSIEAKDGVTTGISAADRSRTIAVAIDPTKDHHDIVSPGHVFPLIAREGGTLVRAGHTEAAVDISRMAGLYPAGVICEIMNDDGTMARLPELVAFAQLHGLKIGTIADLIAWRRKNDRYLERRVEAPLQSEYGEGFKTVVFRNTIDSVEHIAVVHGDINAEEEVLVRVHRTDVLADILGQKGPRSNLVERAMKLIARSDKAGVVVFVNTMRPNSLATRLGLKTSDSDDKTMPLREYGVGAQILRELGIRKMVFLSDTKPTRVAGLEGYGLSIEGWQTLNDNED encoded by the coding sequence ATGAGCGACGATTTTCACGCAGCCATCTCTTCAATCGATGAGATAATCGAGGACGCCCGCAATGGACGTATGTTCATTCTGGTCGATGCCGAAGATCGCGAAAATGAGGGCGATCTCGTTATCCCCGCAAGCTATGCGACGCCAGAAGCGGTCAACTTCATGGCACGCTTCGGTCGCGGCCTGATCTGTCTGTCAATGACGTTGGAGCGTGCAAAAACGCTCAATCTTGACATGATGGCGCGAGATAATCGCGAAAGCATGCAGACGGCATTCACGGTATCAATTGAAGCCAAAGATGGCGTGACGACTGGCATATCCGCCGCCGACAGGTCTCGAACGATTGCTGTCGCCATCGACCCGACAAAGGATCACCACGACATTGTGTCTCCGGGGCATGTCTTTCCATTAATCGCGCGCGAAGGCGGAACGCTGGTCAGGGCGGGGCACACAGAAGCGGCTGTTGATATATCGCGGATGGCCGGCCTCTACCCGGCCGGTGTCATTTGCGAAATCATGAATGACGATGGCACCATGGCGCGTCTGCCCGAACTCGTTGCCTTCGCCCAGTTGCACGGACTGAAGATTGGTACGATCGCGGATCTCATTGCTTGGCGTCGCAAGAATGACCGCTATCTGGAGCGCCGCGTCGAGGCGCCGCTGCAAAGCGAATACGGAGAGGGCTTCAAGACCGTTGTTTTCCGCAACACGATCGACAGTGTCGAGCACATCGCCGTGGTCCATGGTGACATCAATGCTGAAGAAGAAGTGCTCGTGCGTGTTCACAGGACGGATGTGCTTGCCGATATTCTGGGCCAAAAAGGCCCGCGATCCAATCTGGTTGAGCGCGCGATGAAACTGATTGCCCGGTCTGATAAGGCGGGGGTCGTCGTCTTTGTGAATACGATGCGGCCAAATTCGCTGGCAACGCGGCTTGGCCTCAAAACGAGCGACAGTGATGATAAGACTATGCCCCTGCGCGAATATGGTGTTGGTGCACAAATTCTTCGCGAGCTCGGCATCCGGAAGATGGTTTTTCTGTCTGACACAAAGCCCACCCGCGTCGCTGGACTGGAAGGCTACGGTCTGAGCATTGAGGGATGGCAGACCCTGAACGATAACGAGGATTGA
- a CDS encoding ubiquinol-cytochrome C chaperone family protein has product MSDTLDDRFIAIALHASVLLPELEARGKRGKALSKAVYRRVFDGLDAGLRETGVGDASIARKVRKFGERFFGLGRAIQEAIGMDDPETAVESVLIRNQIGTEASRRTLARYIIAVAQDLSARSHDELLSGHSGLADAGKRTD; this is encoded by the coding sequence TTGAGTGACACGCTCGATGACAGGTTCATCGCCATCGCCTTGCATGCGTCTGTTTTGCTTCCTGAGCTTGAGGCCCGCGGAAAACGTGGAAAGGCTCTTTCCAAAGCCGTTTACCGCCGCGTCTTCGACGGGTTGGACGCTGGCTTGAGAGAGACCGGCGTAGGCGACGCTTCAATCGCCCGGAAGGTGAGGAAATTTGGCGAGAGGTTCTTCGGTTTAGGGCGCGCCATACAGGAGGCTATCGGCATGGACGATCCTGAAACGGCTGTCGAAAGCGTGCTCATCCGCAATCAGATAGGGACAGAGGCATCCAGGCGGACTCTGGCGCGCTACATCATAGCGGTCGCTCAAGACCTTTCCGCACGGTCGCATGACGAATTGCTTAGCGGCCATTCCGGTCTTGCCGACGCTGGAAAAAGGACAGACTGA
- a CDS encoding riboflavin synthase — protein MFTGLVTDTGTIARVEDRNGLRRFRIEATYPVDNISMGASIMHSGVCLTVVDFGARGSGSWFDVEAVPETLSRTTLGQRQSGERLNLELSLKLGDELGGHFVFGHVDGVGEIVAIEPEGQSHRVTVKPPKDIERYFATKGSAAIDGVSLTVAKANGDGSFEVAIIPHTWQVTTLGDLQVGDKVNLEIDMLARYVARMIGADAPENG, from the coding sequence ATGTTTACGGGACTGGTGACGGACACGGGCACGATTGCGCGGGTTGAAGACCGCAACGGGCTTCGCCGCTTTCGAATTGAAGCCACATATCCGGTCGACAACATCAGCATGGGCGCGTCTATCATGCACTCAGGCGTTTGCCTGACGGTTGTGGACTTTGGCGCGCGTGGTTCCGGCAGCTGGTTTGATGTCGAGGCCGTCCCCGAAACTCTTTCCAGGACCACTTTGGGGCAACGCCAGTCTGGTGAACGGCTCAATCTCGAACTCTCCCTAAAGCTCGGCGACGAACTTGGAGGCCATTTTGTATTTGGTCATGTCGACGGCGTTGGTGAGATCGTAGCGATTGAACCGGAAGGTCAGAGCCATCGCGTGACCGTGAAGCCGCCCAAGGATATTGAGCGCTACTTCGCCACAAAGGGCTCTGCTGCAATCGATGGCGTATCCCTGACGGTCGCCAAAGCCAATGGCGATGGCAGCTTTGAAGTGGCCATCATTCCCCACACGTGGCAGGTGACGACGCTTGGTGATTTACAGGTTGGCGACAAAGTGAATCTTGAGATCGACATGCTGGCGCGGTACGTCGCGCGAATGATTGGGGCTGACGCTCCAGAAAACGGGTAG
- the plsX gene encoding phosphate acyltransferase PlsX, protein MKPITLSVDAMGGDAAPDVVIEGLDLFFSKRSDAHIILHGQTSKLKPALTAKSWADACTLIDHADVVAMDAKPSSALRRSKGTSMWGMIESVKTGEAHAGVSAGNTGALMAMSMMSLRKMPGVHRPGMTAVWPTLKGRSVVLDVGANLDADAEQLVEFAVMGESYARAVFGKEKPTVGLLNIGSEEEKGRDAIKLAAELLRTRDLGIDFKGFVEGNDISSGVVDVVVTDGFTGNVALKTAEGTARLVSTYIRSALSSSLLSKAGAALAASGLRKLKAKLNPSSVNGGVLLGLNGVIVKSHGGTDAEGFATAVNLAADLAQSSYMEEVAAGLNRVAKLGISPENV, encoded by the coding sequence ATGAAACCCATTACACTCTCTGTTGATGCCATGGGCGGCGACGCCGCGCCTGATGTGGTTATCGAAGGTCTGGACCTGTTTTTCAGCAAGCGGTCCGACGCACACATCATTCTGCATGGTCAGACCTCAAAGCTGAAACCGGCTTTGACGGCAAAGAGCTGGGCAGACGCCTGTACGCTTATTGATCATGCGGACGTTGTCGCCATGGACGCCAAGCCGTCCTCTGCCTTACGTCGCTCGAAAGGCACGAGCATGTGGGGAATGATCGAGTCGGTAAAGACCGGCGAGGCCCACGCTGGCGTATCCGCAGGCAATACTGGCGCGCTCATGGCAATGTCCATGATGTCATTGCGAAAAATGCCCGGTGTCCATCGCCCCGGCATGACAGCGGTCTGGCCGACACTGAAAGGTCGCTCGGTCGTTCTGGACGTTGGGGCCAACCTGGACGCGGATGCTGAGCAGCTGGTCGAGTTTGCGGTAATGGGCGAGTCGTATGCGCGCGCCGTATTCGGCAAGGAGAAGCCTACCGTCGGCTTGCTGAATATCGGCTCCGAAGAGGAGAAAGGCCGCGACGCCATTAAGTTGGCCGCAGAATTGTTGCGGACGCGCGATCTGGGAATCGATTTTAAAGGGTTCGTCGAAGGAAATGACATCTCCAGCGGTGTCGTTGATGTCGTCGTGACGGATGGTTTTACCGGCAATGTCGCGTTGAAGACAGCTGAAGGCACGGCGCGACTGGTCTCTACTTATATTCGTTCAGCTCTGTCCTCGAGCTTGCTGTCCAAGGCAGGCGCCGCCCTGGCGGCATCGGGGCTACGTAAGCTCAAGGCGAAGCTCAACCCGTCGAGCGTGAATGGTGGTGTATTGCTCGGTTTGAACGGGGTCATCGTGAAAAGCCACGGTGGCACGGATGCTGAAGGGTTTGCGACGGCTGTAAATCTTGCGGCAGACCTCGCGCAAAGCAGCTATATGGAAGAAGTGGCGGCGGGTCTGAACCGTGTCGCGAAACTCGGAATATCTCCGGAAAACGTTTAA
- the thiL gene encoding thiamine-phosphate kinase, which yields MDEFNWIHRYLKPIATSTDAMSLSNDVGRLAQAADTVKIATLDTLAEGTHFLASDPLDSVGCKLVRANVSDILCKGGTPAEAMLSVTMPPDFSESQFQALCNGIGAELERWSISLIGGDTVRSGGLLTLSLMLTGTCGTNGPVTRSGAASGDVIVLSGRIGASYLGLQEALAGTQGAFLDQYRRPQLPGAAWAPLIAEFASASIDISDGLIADAEHLAHESGLAITIDLDAVAWAGAPESTKDILALATGGDDYQALVAIPNANMHAFAQRAGDAGLPFWPIGEAKDSDGLSLHRSSQPVPLPTVKGYTH from the coding sequence ATGGATGAGTTCAACTGGATCCATCGTTATCTGAAGCCCATTGCGACCTCTACGGATGCAATGTCGCTTTCGAATGATGTTGGACGTCTGGCTCAGGCCGCCGACACGGTGAAGATCGCCACACTGGACACGCTCGCCGAGGGCACACACTTTCTGGCCTCTGACCCTCTGGACTCGGTAGGCTGCAAGTTGGTTCGAGCCAATGTCTCTGACATCCTTTGCAAAGGCGGAACGCCTGCCGAGGCGATGCTATCAGTTACAATGCCTCCGGACTTTTCAGAGAGCCAGTTCCAGGCGCTTTGCAACGGTATCGGTGCCGAACTTGAGCGGTGGAGTATTTCGCTGATTGGGGGAGACACTGTGCGATCCGGCGGTTTATTAACGCTAAGTCTGATGTTGACCGGAACTTGCGGCACCAATGGCCCGGTGACGAGAAGCGGCGCGGCGTCAGGCGATGTTATCGTTCTCTCGGGTCGAATAGGCGCATCATATCTGGGACTGCAGGAGGCGTTGGCAGGCACACAAGGCGCGTTTCTGGACCAGTACCGGCGTCCACAGCTGCCAGGTGCTGCATGGGCGCCACTAATTGCCGAGTTTGCGTCGGCTTCGATCGATATCTCTGATGGATTGATCGCTGATGCCGAACATCTGGCTCATGAGAGCGGTCTGGCGATAACAATTGACCTGGACGCTGTGGCCTGGGCCGGGGCGCCTGAAAGCACAAAAGATATCCTGGCGCTCGCGACGGGCGGTGATGACTATCAGGCATTGGTCGCAATCCCTAACGCCAACATGCATGCCTTTGCGCAACGCGCCGGCGACGCGGGCTTGCCGTTCTGGCCAATTGGCGAGGCAAAAGACAGCGACGGCCTTTCTCTACACCGCTCCAGTCAGCCCGTGCCTTTACCAACTGTAAAAGGTTACACGCACTAG